Proteins encoded by one window of Anguilla rostrata isolate EN2019 chromosome 9, ASM1855537v3, whole genome shotgun sequence:
- the ddx52 gene encoding probable ATP-dependent RNA helicase DDX52, with protein MDAFDLFRKLGAGAKFDFKRFGKDAERFKVLRPQSKNGGGSGDPLAEIDYFGTGKQEDRFQLSRDTRESEEEISDAEEEQTCHTGKRKRVVEGKSLKRKKNKSGKNQTQDASALEVGAQQDDAAGEGVRWMSSLEKKAEGPANEGKGKPSQKRLKHLHQEKINRMRHQNRINVHGTDIPDPVSTFEELQEEYQLDPRIIQNIRAAGFQTPTPIQMQAIPLMLHRREILACAPTGSGKTIAFCLPLLAHLKKPVNKGFRALIISPTRELASQTHRELLKLSEGVGFRVHIIDKGSDAAKKFGPKSAKKFDILVTTPNRLIYLLKQDPPAVDLSSVEWLVVDESDKLFEDGKKGFRDQLATIFLACSSPHVRRALFSATFALDVEQWCRLNLDNLVSINIGQRNTAADTVEQELLFVGTENGKLLAMRDLIKKGFLPPVLVFVQSIDRARELFHELVYEGINVDVIHADRTQQQRDNVVSSFRSGKIWVLICTALLARGIDFKGVNLVINYDFPTSAVEYIHRIGRTGRAGHKGKALTFFTEDDKPLLRSIANVIKQAGCPVPDYMIGFKKIHSKVKRQLQKKPPRRTTIRTTPRFLLKKGHGKSKRNKAKTAKPSEGGQASTENTAD; from the exons ATGGACGCTTTCGACTTGTTTCGGAAGCTTGGAGCAGGGGCGAAATTTGACTTTAAAAGGTTTGGGAAAGATGCCGAAAGGTTTAAG gtgtTGAGACCTCAGAGTAAGAACGGAGGAGGCTCTGGTGATCCCCTGGCAGAAATTGACTACTTCGGCACAGGGAAACAGGAGGACAGGTTTCAACTCAGCAGAGATACCagggagagcgaggaagagatTTCTGATGCTGAGGAAGAACAGACCTGTCACACTGGCAAAAGGAAAAGAGTAGTGGAGGGGAAATCgttgaagagaaagaaaaataaaagtgggAAAAATCAAACACAAG ACGCCAGTGCCCTGGAGGTTGGTGCCCAGCAGGACGATGCGGCTGGTGAGGGAGTGCGATGGATGTCTTCCCTGGAGAAAAAGGCAGAAGGGCCAGCGAATGAGGGCAAGGGCAAGCCGTCCCAGAAAAGGCTGAAGCACCTTCACCAGGAGAAG ATCAATCGTATGAGGCATCAGAACCGGATCAATGTCCACGGCACGGACATCCCCGACCCGGTCTCAACCTTCGAGGAGCTCCAGGAGGAGTACCAGCTGGACCCGCGGATCATCCAGAACATCCGAGCAGCTGGGTTCCAGACCCCTACGCCCATCCAGATGCAGGCCATTCCCCTCATGCTGCAT CGGCGGGAGATTCTGGCGTGCGCACCCACAGGCTCGGGGAAGACCATAGCCTTCTGCCTGCCCCTTCTCGCCCACCTGAAGAAGCCCGTCAACAAGGGCTTCCGAGCCCTCATCATCTCCCCCACCAGAGAGCTCGCCAGCCAG ACTCATCGGGAATTGCTGAAGTTGTCGGAGGGCGTGGGATTCAGAGTACATATTATAGACAAAGGCTCTGACGCTGCCAAAAAATTTGGACCCAAGTCTGCCAAGAAATTCG ATATCCTGGTGACCACTCCTAACAGGTTGATATACCTGCTGAAGCAAGATCCTCCTGCTGTGGACCTGAGCAG CGTGGAGTGGCTGGTGGTGGACGAGTCAGACAAGCTGTTTGAGGACGGCAAGAAGGGTTTCCGGGACCAGCTGGCCACCATCTTCCTGgcctgctcctccccccacgTCCGCCGGGCCCTCTTCAGCGCCACCTTCGCCCTGGACGTGGAGCAGTGGTGCCGCCTCAACCTGGACAACCTGGTCTCCATCAACATTGGACAGAG GAACACTGCGGCCGACACCGTGGAGCAGGAGCTCCTGTTTGTGGGCACGGAGAACGGGAAGCTTCTGGCCATGAGGGACCTGATCAAAAAG GGTTTCCTGCCTCCTGTGCTGGTGTTTGTGCAGTCCATTGACCGCGCCCGAGAGCTGTTCCACGAGCTGGTGTACGAGGGCATCAACGTGGACGTCATACACGCGGACCGTACCCAGCAGCAG AGGGACAATGTGGTGAGCAGCTTCCGCTCCGGGAAGATCTGGGTGCTGATCTGCACGGCCCTGCTCGCCCGAGGGATCGACTTCAAAGGGGTCAACCTGGTCATCAACTACGACTTCCCCACCAGTGCTGTGGAGTACATTCACCGCATCG GGAGgacggggagggcggggcacaAGGGAAAGGCCCTGACGTTCTTCACCGAGGACGACAAACCGCTGCTGCGCAG cattGCCAACGTCATTAAGCAGGCTGGCTGCCCAGTCCCTGACTACATGATAGGCTTCAAGAAAATTCACAG CAAAGTGAAGAGGCAGCTGCAGAAAAAGCCGCCCAGGAGGACCACCATCCGCACCACGCCCCGCTTCCTCCTGAAGAAGGGTCACGGCAAGAGCAAAAG GAATAAAGCAAAGACTGCAAAACCGTCCGAAGGCGGACAGGCGAGCACTGAGAACACCGCAGACTGA